A genomic segment from Phragmites australis chromosome 6, lpPhrAust1.1, whole genome shotgun sequence encodes:
- the LOC133920401 gene encoding galactan beta-1,4-galactosyltransferase GALS1-like, giving the protein MAWGQRPTMKYKQRKDAGGGRGRGGASLAIRCVDMKLFVASLAFLTLFVAFWQLQPYGFLLTAVRSSSPCSLLATTAANLPSSNATAEIATNTNQLATTATTTTAAVPVRLARAARPTRPEDPNKWVLRPYGSAAALFVQMGAYRGGPRTFAIVGLASKPTHVFGTPYFKCEWLPNPTAGDPSPRPVRTKAYKMLPDWGYGRVYTTVVVNCTFPSEPNASNAGGKLLVHAYYSTNSRRHERFVALEEAPGSYDESRFSPPFQYDYLYCGSSLYGNLSASRMREWMAYHARFFGPRSHFVLHDAGGVSPEVRAVLDPWVRAGRVTVQDIQAQAEYDGFYYNQFLAVNDCLHRHRHAANWTFFFDVDEYIYLPYGQKLDEVLGKLSGYTQFTIKQNPMSSKLCVQDPSRNYSREWGFEKLVFRNTIIKVRRDRKYAIQAQNAYSAGVHFSQNISGMTAHETEGLIRYYHYHNSINIIGEPCREFVPMTVNGSRIMFEGIPYVYDDNMQRLAGEIKRFEKETVGSVQT; this is encoded by the exons ATGGCGTGGGGGCAAAGGCCAACCATGAAGTATAAACAAAGAAAAGATGCGGGAGGCGGCAGAGGCAGAGGAGGCGCGTCGCTTGCGATCCGGTGCGTGGACATGAAGTTGTTCGTGGCCTCGCTCGCCTTCCTCACGCTGTTCGTGGCATTCTGGCAGCTCCAGCCCTACGGCTTCTTGCTCACGGCGgtccgctcctcctccccctgCTCCCTCCTCGCCACAACCGCCGCCAACCTCCCGTCTTCTAACGCCACCGCTGAAATAGCCACAAACACGAACCAGCTGGCCACGACTGCTACCACCACTACCGCTGCTGTCCCCGTGCGGTTGGCAAGGGCAGCGCGGCCGACGCGTCCGGAGGACCCGAACAAGTGGGTGCTCCGGCCGTACGGCAGCGCGGCAGCGCTGTTCGTACAGATGGGGGCGTACCGGGGCGGGCCGCGGACGTTCGCCATCGTGGGGCTGGCGTCCAAGCCCACCCACGTGTTCGGCACCCCCTACTTCAAGTGCGAGTGGCTGCCCAACCCCACCGCCGGCGACCCCTCGCCTCGCCCCGTCAGGACCAAGGCATACAAGATGCTCCCCGACTGGGGCTACGGCCGCGTCTACACCACCGTCGTCGTCAACTGCACGTTCCCCTCCGAACCCAACGCCAGCAACGCCGGCGGCAAGCTGCTCGTCCACGCCTACTACTCCACCAACTCCCGCCGGCACGAGCGCTTCGTGGCGCTCGAGGAGGCGCCGGGGTCCTACGACGAGTCCCGCTTCAGCCCGCCGTTCCAATACGACTACCTCTACTGCGGCTCGTCGCTGTACGGCAACCTCAGCGCCAGCCGAATGCGCGAGTGGATGGCCTACCACGCGCGCTTCTTCGGGCCCAGGTCGCACTTCGTGCTCCACGACGCCGGCGGCGTCAGCCCGGAGGTGAGGGCGGTGCTGGATCCATGGGTCAGGGCCGGCCGGGTCACCGTGCAGGACATCCAGGCGCAGGCGGAGTACGACGGATTCTACTACAATCAGTTCTTGGCGGTGAACGACTGCTTGCACCGGCACCGGCACGCCGCCAATTGGACCTTCTTCTTCGACGTCGACGAGTACATTTACCTACCGTATGGGCAGAAGCTCGATGAGGTACTCGGCAAGCTCTCGGGTTACACGCAGTTCACCATCAAGCAGAATCCCATGTCCAGCAAGCTCTGCGTGCAGGATCCAAGCAGGAATTACTCAAG AGAATGGGGATTTGAGAAACTCGTCTTCCGTAACACGATCATCAAAGTCAGGCGGGATCGCAAATACGCGATCCAGGCCCAAAACGCATACTCAGCTGGCGTGCACTTTTCGCAGAATATCTCCGGGATGACAGCCCACGAGACAGAGGGCCTGATCAGATACTATCACTATCACAACTCCATCAATATCATTGGAGAGCCTTGCCGAGAATTTGTGCCGATGACGGTAAATGGCAGCAGAATTATGTTCGAGGGAATCCCCTACGTGTATGACGATAACATGCAGCGATTGGCGGGTGAGATCAAGCGCTTTGAGAAAGAGACCGTGGGATCAGTTCAAACATAG